In Pseudoliparis swirei isolate HS2019 ecotype Mariana Trench chromosome 2, NWPU_hadal_v1, whole genome shotgun sequence, the following are encoded in one genomic region:
- the rubcnl gene encoding protein associated with UVRAG as autophagy enhancer: MKCPPKADVAGTRRLSSPVQMGSCEGISSTLHRSRYISWCVDSAEPPAPAALRETEVAPEESFHENSVPLLLLSPPETSGGEANTACSHRRPEPTLTERTRPKACTHSPPSQLSPQCSSAVHSTDRTPNPPADDGEEDDAGEEGIKGISEELEDMCFFLPRSSPVISRRHRPGSWHGEGTGMSAPSSNIDSRSPASGPLSLDPGGCPAVPSMVDVGSRQSSCPHLSPLQKDKKPLCVSASSHLNRLLGPWVNCRFSGQQGLAKEDRGRGLTSCDASLIRDVVIPLESSFVPFTYTTETTRVFVLSGLSSATLQNEERIRCRGIPDFFKTSCDLEKENAHFIVVDMMLEVLEGVKWTLSSDRWTSKMDTRRQRSRCNVFTRRDASSAEDMPPRGHKDRCRAARGTRAGRASDPRQETDNTSNTHTRHHTQDEEEEEEKEEPVNHEAEHPPETFSILSSDSGFEESCGVDPTLTPRKSLPNAEWLAQQLVLGFRRSWLPSHEPRRARQSLRSSLQELPGTGDVAVSSGSLAEEIRLRTRMRGSLSWAPPRFQIIFTVQPTNRRSEVVALQHFLCAGCGTEVEPRYIKKLRYCEYLGRYFCDCCHGGSEAVIPGRLLTCWDFGRYPVSDFSKQLLDSVWHQPLFDLSCVGKTLYSSVKELDKFRELQEQLMGIKKLLSACRLSGRAMSEFDQLPAHLMEQPPLFSMEDLWRVKKGLLVVQARALLHSAIEHVENCELCLARGFICEFCRERDVIFPFQADICRRCPACRACFHKHCFVQKKCPKCARIQSRKKRPDGSHEETTRHEPL; this comes from the exons AT GAAGTGTCCACCCAAAGCTGATGTCGCTGGGACacgtcgtctctcctctcctgtgcaGATGGGGAGCTGCGAGGGCATTTCCTCGACCCTGCACCGATCCAGATATATCAGCTGGTGTGTGGACTCCGCAGAGCCACCTGCACCTGCAGCTCTGAGGGAAACAG aAGTCGCTCCGGAAGAATCTTTCCACGAGAACTCAGTCCCGCTTCTCCTCCTGTCGCCACCAGAAACCAGTGGAGGAGAAGCGAACACAGCATGTTCCCATCGACGCCCAGAGCCAACTCTCACCGAGAGGACGCGTCCCAAGGCCTGCACACATTCCCCGCCATCCCAGTTGAGCCCACAGTGCAGCTCTGCTGTGCACAGCACTGACAGAACCCCCAATCCTCCGGCtgatgatggcgaggaggatgATGCTGGTGAGGAAGGAATAAAGGGGATCagtgaggagctggaggacatgTGCTTCTTCCTTCCCAGGAGCAGTCCGGTCATCTCCAGACGCCACAGGCCCGGCTCCTGGCATGGAGAGGGCACCGGCATGTCGGCACCATCAAG cAACATAGACTCCCGGTCTCCTGCTTCTGGTCCGCTGTCTCTGGACCCGGGTGGGTGCCCAGCTGTCCCCAGCATGGTGGATGTGGGATCCAGACAGAGCTCCTGTCCACACCTGTCCCCCCTTCAGAAGGACAAGAAACCGCTCTGCGTCTCTGCCTCATCGCATCTGAACCGACTCCTCGGCCCCTGGGTCAACTGTCGTTTCAGCGGACAGCAGGGATTGGCTAAGGAGGACAGGGGGCGGGGTCTAACCAGCTGTGACGCCTCACTCATCAG GGATGTGGTCATTCCACTGGAATCTTCTTTCGTACCATTTACCTACACTACAGAAACAACACGTGTATTTGTTTTGTCAGGCCTCTCTTCCGCAACACTGCAGAATGAAGAGAGAATACGCTGCAGGGGCATCCCAGACTTCTTCAAGACCAGTTGTGATCTGGAAAAG GAGAATGCTCATTTCATTGTGGTGGACATGATGCTGGAGGTGCTGGAGGGCGTCAAATGGACcctgagctctgaccgatggacGTCCAAGATGGACACGCGGCGGCAACGCTCGCGCTGCAACGTGTTCACGCGCAGAGACGCCAGCTCGGCGGAGGACATGCCGCCACGTGGACACAAAGACAGATGTAGAGCAGCAAGAGGCACACGGGCCGGCAGGGCGAGTGATCCTCGACAAGAGACTGacaacacatcaaacacacacacacgccaccacacgcaggatgaagaggaggaggaggagaaggaggaaccaGTGAATCACGAGGCTGAACATCCGCCGGAGActttctccatcctctcctcggACAGTGGATTTGAAG AGTCATGTGGAGTCGACCCTACGCTGACACCGAGAAAGTCTCTCCCAAA tgCAGAGTGGCTGGCCCAGCAGTTGGTGCTGGGGTTCAGGAGGAGCTGGCTTCCTTCCCATGAGCCTCGGCGTGCTCGGCAAAGCCTCCGCAGCTCGCTGCAGGAG TTGCCAGGTACTGGAGATGTGGCGGTGAGCAGCGGCAGCCTGGCAGAGGAGATCAGACTGAGGACCAGGATGAGAGGATCCCTGAGCTGGGCCCCGCCGCGCTTCCAGATCATCTTCACCGTTCAGCCGACCAACAG ACGCAGTGAGgtcgtggctctgcagcactTCCTGTGTGCAGGCTGTGGGACCGAGGTGGAGCCTC GGTACATCAAGAAACTGCGGTActgtgaatatcttggccg GTATTTCTGTGACTGCTGCCACGGCGGCTCTGAAGCTGTGATTCCTGGTCGGCTTCTGACCTGCTGGGACTTCGGCAG GTACCCTGTGAGTGATTTCTCCAAACAGCTGCTGGATTCAGTTTGGCATCAGCCTCTGTTTGACCTGAGCTGCGTCGGTAAGACGCTCTACAGCAGCgtgaaggagctggacaagttCAGG gagcTCCAGGAGCAGCTGATGGGCATCAAAAAGCTGCTGTCAGCCTGCAGATTATCTGGAAG ggcgATGTCCGAGTTTGACCAGCTCCCTGCTCACCTGATGGAGCAGCCTCCCCTGTTCTCCATGGAGGACCTGTGGAGGGTGAAGAAGGGTCTGCTGGTGGTGCAGGCCCGGGCGCTGCTGCACTCTGCCATCGAGCATGTCGAAAACTGTGAG TTGTGTCTGGCCCGAGGTTTTATCTGCGAGTTCTGCAGAGAAAGAGACGTCATCTTTCCTTTTCAGGCGGACATATGTCGGCGATGTCCAG CGTGCAGGGCGTGCTTTCACAAACActgttttgtgcaaaaaaaGTGTCCAAAATGTGCACGGATCCAATCACGGAAAAAACGTCCAGACGGATCCCACGAAGAGACGACTCGGCACGAACCTTTATGA